In Desulfoplanes formicivorans, a genomic segment contains:
- a CDS encoding heavy metal translocating P-type ATPase — MPSSSTSSDRTAPPAEAQKISLSIQGMHCASCSSRIERVLGSQDGIYEARVNLASESGTFAFDPTRVKLRDIRHAIEDLGFSSTVATAGASMYKERQAKNLANLAALRRDLIPAFGFALPIILLSMGHMVGLPLPAFLDPLHAPFTFALVQALLLVPVLWAGRRFYTSGIPAFLRGAPNMDSLVAMGTGAAVLYSTWNLVEIGMGITPQQKAMDLYFESAAMLIALISLGKYFEARSKLKTSEAIGSLIKLTPDKAILVRQGQNGEEQVLIPTQEIEPGDVLLVKPGERIPADADVIAGESSVDESMLTGESLPVAKRPGDKVVGGTVNATGSLTIRATRVGQDSMLARIIRLVQEAQGSKAPIANLADRISLYFVPAVMVVALVAGVSWLTIGGESLSFSLRIFVAVMVIACPCAMGLATPISIMVATGRGARLGVLVKSGGALQMAERIRTIVFDKTGTLTVGKPSVTDILVVDDQGDEEEILGLAASVEGSSEHPLAQAVVEAARSRGIATHGVESFEALPGKGVRARVQGREIHIGHVAYMKSLDLAGMEKAGGRIRKMAEQGKTPVLMAMDGRLRGIIAIADRIRPETPEVVAALNRRGIEVIMLTGDNKTTAQAIARQAGISQVIAEVLPDSKVAAIRELKQQGKRVAMVGDGINDAPALAGADLGMAMGSGIDVAIESGDIVLMRQGLFGVLTALELSRATMRNIRQNLFWAFAYNVIGIPFAAGIFHVFGGPTLNPMIAGAAMAMSSVSVVGNGLRLRWFTPQKTRNAVAAP; from the coding sequence ATGCCCTCCTCATCGACCTCATCAGATCGGACCGCGCCCCCCGCAGAAGCCCAAAAAATATCCCTGTCCATCCAGGGCATGCATTGTGCGTCCTGTTCATCGCGCATTGAGCGTGTACTGGGTTCACAAGACGGCATCTATGAGGCCAGGGTGAATCTGGCCTCGGAATCAGGCACCTTTGCCTTTGATCCGACCAGGGTAAAACTCCGGGACATCAGGCATGCCATAGAGGATCTCGGTTTCTCCAGCACGGTGGCAACAGCAGGGGCCAGCATGTACAAAGAACGCCAGGCAAAGAACCTGGCCAATCTTGCGGCCTTGCGCAGGGACCTTATCCCGGCCTTTGGCTTTGCCCTTCCGATCATTCTTTTGTCCATGGGGCACATGGTGGGCCTGCCCCTGCCCGCCTTTCTCGATCCCCTGCATGCCCCTTTCACCTTTGCCCTGGTACAGGCTCTGCTCCTTGTGCCGGTCCTCTGGGCAGGAAGACGTTTCTATACCAGCGGCATTCCGGCTTTTTTGCGTGGTGCGCCCAATATGGATTCCCTGGTGGCCATGGGAACCGGCGCTGCCGTCCTCTATTCCACCTGGAATCTGGTGGAGATCGGGATGGGCATAACACCCCAACAAAAGGCCATGGATCTGTATTTCGAATCCGCGGCCATGCTCATTGCCCTGATCTCTCTGGGCAAGTATTTCGAGGCCCGGTCCAAGCTCAAGACTTCCGAGGCCATCGGGTCCCTGATCAAGCTGACACCTGACAAGGCCATCCTTGTCAGACAGGGCCAAAACGGCGAGGAACAGGTGCTGATTCCCACCCAGGAAATCGAGCCCGGTGACGTGCTGCTGGTCAAGCCGGGAGAACGCATCCCGGCGGATGCCGATGTGATTGCGGGCGAATCGAGCGTGGACGAATCCATGCTCACGGGCGAATCCTTGCCTGTTGCCAAACGCCCTGGAGACAAAGTTGTCGGGGGAACCGTCAACGCAACCGGTTCCTTGACCATCAGGGCTACCCGGGTGGGGCAGGATTCCATGCTCGCCCGCATCATCCGCCTGGTTCAGGAGGCCCAGGGCTCCAAGGCACCCATTGCCAATCTGGCCGACCGGATCAGTCTTTATTTCGTGCCCGCAGTCATGGTTGTGGCCCTGGTGGCCGGAGTCTCCTGGTTGACCATCGGCGGGGAGAGCCTTTCCTTCAGTCTGCGCATTTTTGTGGCGGTCATGGTTATTGCCTGTCCCTGCGCCATGGGACTGGCCACCCCCATTTCCATCATGGTGGCCACCGGCCGGGGAGCGCGGCTCGGGGTGCTTGTCAAAAGCGGTGGGGCCCTGCAGATGGCGGAACGCATCAGGACCATTGTCTTTGACAAGACAGGCACCCTCACCGTGGGTAAACCCAGTGTGACAGATATTCTGGTCGTGGACGACCAGGGCGATGAGGAAGAGATCCTGGGGCTGGCTGCCTCGGTGGAAGGCTCGTCCGAACATCCCCTGGCCCAGGCCGTGGTGGAAGCAGCCAGATCCCGGGGGATCGCCACCCATGGGGTGGAATCCTTTGAGGCTCTGCCCGGCAAAGGTGTCCGGGCTCGTGTTCAGGGCCGCGAGATCCACATAGGCCATGTCGCCTACATGAAGTCCCTTGATCTTGCGGGTATGGAAAAAGCGGGCGGACGCATCAGGAAAATGGCCGAGCAGGGCAAAACCCCGGTCCTGATGGCCATGGACGGCCGATTGCGGGGAATCATCGCCATTGCCGACAGGATCAGGCCCGAAACCCCCGAGGTGGTGGCCGCATTGAACCGCAGGGGTATTGAAGTGATCATGCTCACCGGAGACAACAAGACCACGGCCCAAGCCATTGCCCGACAAGCCGGCATCAGCCAGGTGATCGCCGAGGTCCTGCCGGACAGCAAGGTGGCGGCCATCCGGGAACTCAAGCAACAGGGAAAGAGAGTGGCCATGGTGGGAGACGGCATCAATGACGCGCCTGCCCTGGCCGGAGCGGATCTGGGCATGGCCATGGGATCGGGTATCGACGTGGCCATTGAATCCGGGGATATCGTCCTCATGCGCCAGGGACTTTTCGGCGTACTCACGGCCCTGGAGCTCAGTCGGGCAACCATGCGCAACATCAGGCAGAATCTTTTCTGGGCCTTTGCCTACAATGTTATTGGCATCCCCTTTGCCGCCGGGATCTTCCACGTATTTGGCGGCCCAACCCTGAACCCCATGATTGCGGGGGCCGCCATGGCCATGAGTTCGGTTTCCGTGGTCGGCAACGGTCTGCGACTGCGCTGGTTCACTCCCCAAAAGACGCGAAATGCCGTTGCTGCGCCCTGA
- the cls gene encoding cardiolipin synthase has protein sequence MFERDILALFAWLVTLVEILGIVTAAHAVMRTRTSQGAIAWAISLVTFPWVSLPLYAVFGRNKFNGYVRLRTSRDRAVHHMREQLATQARSEGYIDEGLGQQWKTLVRLSDMPVMRHNKCELLINGEMTFGAMFTAMEQATDYILVQFFIIKDDELGRQLADILMAKARQNIRVCLLYDEIGSQGLSSAYINKLHQAGVIVAPFHTTKGKANRFQINFRNHRKIVIVDGRLAFVGGHNVGDEYVSRHCTFGSWRDTHVRVAGPVVQAIQFSFVEDWYWARGEIPQELSWEMTRAESGNEQTLCIASGPADDVDTCGLFFVEAINRARKRIWIASPYFVPDQRVLAALKLAALRGVDIRILLPQKPDHLAVYLASFARYEEIIPLGIKLYRYQEGFMHQKVVLVDDAFAAVGTANMDNRSFRLNFEIMLLNFSRPFINQIETMLRQDLTRCRQVDMNDYQSRSFLFRFAVRVAALMSPIL, from the coding sequence ATGTTTGAACGAGACATTCTGGCCCTGTTTGCCTGGCTGGTCACCCTTGTGGAAATCCTGGGCATTGTCACAGCCGCCCACGCTGTCATGCGGACGCGTACTTCCCAGGGGGCCATCGCCTGGGCCATTTCCCTGGTTACCTTTCCCTGGGTGAGTCTGCCCCTGTATGCTGTTTTCGGACGCAACAAGTTCAACGGATACGTGCGTCTTCGTACCTCCAGGGACAGAGCCGTCCATCATATGCGCGAACAACTGGCCACCCAGGCCCGCAGCGAAGGATACATTGACGAGGGGCTTGGCCAACAATGGAAGACCCTGGTCCGCTTGTCGGATATGCCGGTCATGCGACACAACAAGTGCGAGCTCCTGATCAACGGAGAAATGACCTTTGGGGCCATGTTCACGGCCATGGAACAGGCAACAGACTATATTCTTGTCCAGTTTTTCATCATCAAGGACGATGAACTGGGGCGCCAGTTGGCAGATATTCTCATGGCCAAGGCCCGACAGAACATCCGGGTCTGCCTGCTGTACGACGAAATCGGCAGTCAGGGACTGAGTTCTGCCTATATCAACAAGCTGCACCAGGCAGGGGTGATTGTCGCCCCCTTTCACACAACCAAGGGAAAGGCCAACCGGTTTCAGATCAATTTTCGCAACCATCGCAAGATCGTGATTGTAGATGGCCGGCTCGCCTTTGTGGGCGGGCACAATGTGGGTGACGAATATGTATCCCGTCACTGCACCTTTGGCTCGTGGCGGGATACCCATGTTCGGGTTGCAGGGCCTGTTGTCCAGGCGATCCAGTTTTCCTTTGTGGAGGACTGGTACTGGGCACGTGGTGAAATCCCCCAGGAACTGTCCTGGGAAATGACCAGGGCCGAATCCGGCAATGAACAGACCCTGTGTATCGCCTCGGGTCCGGCCGATGATGTGGATACCTGCGGACTCTTTTTTGTGGAAGCCATCAACCGGGCCCGCAAACGCATATGGATCGCCAGCCCCTATTTCGTGCCGGACCAGCGGGTACTGGCCGCCCTCAAGCTGGCCGCATTGCGGGGCGTGGACATACGCATCCTGTTGCCCCAGAAGCCGGATCATCTGGCCGTGTATCTGGCCTCCTTTGCCCGGTATGAAGAAATCATTCCCCTTGGCATCAAACTGTACAGGTATCAGGAAGGGTTCATGCACCAGAAGGTGGTTTTGGTGGATGACGCGTTTGCTGCCGTGGGCACGGCCAATATGGACAACCGCTCGTTCCGGCTCAATTTCGAGATCATGCTCCTCAATTTCAGCCGACCGTTCATCAATCAGATCGAAACCATGCTCAGGCAGGATCTGACACGGTGCAGACAGGTTGATATGAATGATTATCAGAGCCGTTCTTTCCTGTTCAGGTTTGCGGTCCGTGTGGCTGCCCTGATGTCCCCCATTTTGTAG